The Leadbettera azotonutricia ZAS-9 genome has a window encoding:
- a CDS encoding 50S ribosomal protein L23, whose protein sequence is MNYEQILIEPVLSEKANVLREEGKYVFKVDPRATKIQIKEAVRKLYNVHPIACTTMVVGGKPKRQRYKAGYTATWKKAIVRLAKDEKISVFEGV, encoded by the coding sequence ATCAACTACGAGCAGATCCTGATAGAGCCGGTTCTTTCTGAAAAAGCCAATGTGCTCCGTGAAGAAGGCAAATATGTTTTCAAGGTGGACCCCAGGGCTACCAAGATCCAGATAAAGGAAGCGGTGCGCAAGCTTTACAATGTGCACCCTATCGCCTGTACCACTATGGTAGTGGGAGGCAAGCCCAAGCGGCAGCGCTACAAGGCCGGCTATACCGCCACTTGGAAAAAAGCCATAGTCCGCCTGGCAAAAGACGAGAAGATTTCCGTCTTCGAGGGAGTGTAA